The Juglans regia cultivar Chandler chromosome 2, Walnut 2.0, whole genome shotgun sequence genome includes a window with the following:
- the LOC108984576 gene encoding uncharacterized protein LOC108984576 — protein sequence MGDEDREALLSRNTKFTRCISHAQDELQSFRSYLQWMCVDQSNVWTACLSWSMFILFAIVVPAVSHFLLACSTCDSKHSRPFDGVVQLSLSSVATLSFVCLSRFVRKYGLRRFLFFDKLVDESETVRKGYTGQLNRSLKLLSVFVVPCFVAESAYKIWWYASGASQIPFLGNVYVSDTVACIMELCSWLYRTTVIFLVCVLFRLICYLQILRLQDFASVFQVDSDVESVLSEHLRIRRHLRIISHRYRAFILWALILITGSQFASLLITTKSSADVNIYKAGELALCSITLLTGLMILMRSATKITHKAQSVTCLAAKWHVCATLESFEGADGETPRAQVDHGLVFPVGAGEESDGEEAGDEEDDLDNDKLIPSYAYSTISFQKRQALVTYFENNRAGITVFGFTLDRTTLHTIFGIELSLVLWLLGKTIGIS from the exons ATGGGAGACGAGGATAGGGAGGCCTTGCTAAGCCGGAACACAAAATTCACACGCTGCATCTCGCACGCGCAGGACGAGTTGCAGAGCTTCAGATCCTATCTTCAATGGATGTGCGTGGACCAATCGAATGTGTGGACAGCGTGTCTGTCTTGGTCCATGTTCATCCTCTTCGCGATCGTCGTGCCCGCGGTTTCCCATTTCCTGCTGGCCTGCTCCACTTGCGACAGCAAGCACTCGAGGCCCTTCGACGGCGTCGTGCAGCTGTCGCTGAGCAGCGTCGCCACCCTCTCCTTCGTGTGCCTGTCCAGGTTCGTCCGGAAGTACGGGCTCCGGAGGTTCTTGTTCTTTGATAAGCTGGTTGATGAGAGCGAGACAGTTCGAAAGGGATATACGGGACAACTCAAC AGATCACTAAAGCTCCTCTCAGTCTTTGTCGTCCCCTGCTTCGTGGCCGAGAGCGCATACAAGATATGGTGGTACGCCTCCGGGGCCTCACAAATTCCTTTCCTGGGCAATGTCTACGTGAGCGACACTGTAGCATGCATCATGGAGCTGTGCTCTTGGCTCTATCGCACGACCGTAATTTTCCTTGTGTGTGTTCTCTTCCGTCTGATCTGCTACCTCCAGATCCTTCGACTGCAGGACTTCGCGTCCGTTTTCCAGGTGGACTCCGACGTGGAGTCCGTGTTGTCGGAGCACCTTAGGATCAGGAGGCATCTACGGATCATAAGCCATCGATACAGGGCGTTCATCTTGTGGGCCTTGATCCTCATCACAGGGAGCCAATTTGCTTCGCTGCTCATCACCACCAAAAGCAGCGCCGACGTTAATATATACAAAGCCGGAGAACTCGCG CTATGCTCTATAACTCTTCTTACCGGGCTCATGATACTAATGCGGAGCGCAACAAAGATTACACACAAGGCACAATCAGTAACATGCCTTGCTGCTAAATGGCACGTTTGCGCTACGTTGGAGTCCTTTGAGGGTGCCGATGGTGAGACCCCAAGAGCTCAGGTGGACCACGGCCTAGTGTTTCCTGTGGGTGCCGGGGAAGAATCGGACGGTGAGGAAGCCGGCGATGAGGAAGATGACCTAGATAACGACAAACTGATCCCATCATACGCGTATAGCACCATTTCTTTCCAGAAGAGACAAGCTCTAG TGACGTACTTTGAGAATAATAGAGCAGGGATTACAGTTTTCGGCTTCACGTTGGACCGGACTACACTACACACCATTTTCGGTATCGAGTTATCTTTGGTTCTCTGGTTGCTTGGAAAAACCATTGGCATTTCTTAA